A genome region from Bacteroides stercoris ATCC 43183 includes the following:
- the rpsO gene encoding 30S ribosomal protein S15, with the protein MYLDAAKKQEIFGKYGKSNTDTGSAEAQIALFSYRIAHLTEHMKLNRKDYSTERALTMLVGKRRALLNYLKDRDINRYRAIVQELGLRK; encoded by the coding sequence ATGTATTTAGACGCTGCTAAAAAGCAAGAAATCTTCGGCAAATACGGGAAGTCTAACACTGATACTGGCTCAGCAGAGGCCCAGATAGCTTTGTTTTCATACCGTATTGCTCATCTGACTGAGCATATGAAGCTCAACAGAAAGGATTATAGTACAGAAAGAGCCTTGACAATGTTGGTAGGTAAGCGCCGCGCGCTGTTGAACTACCTGAAAGACCGCGACATCAACAGATATCGTGCCATTGTTCAGGAACTCGGCTTGCGTAAGTAA
- a CDS encoding GNAT family N-acetyltransferase has translation MVYIETPRLILRDWKEEDFVPFAEMNGNPSVMEFFLHPLSGEESRNLFDTVRNEFLQYGYGGYAIEQKSDGAFVGFTGFHNFMFDVDFAPGIEILWRLKQEYWGRGYATEAAKSCLAYAKENLPFSMVRAFTSLTNKRSQRVMQKIGMEFEKNFMHPAVPDGHLLKEHVLYKVQL, from the coding sequence ATGGTATATATTGAAACTCCCCGTTTGATATTGCGCGATTGGAAAGAAGAAGACTTCGTTCCTTTCGCAGAGATGAACGGGAATCCGTCTGTCATGGAGTTCTTTCTGCATCCTTTGTCCGGGGAAGAGTCGCGCAATCTTTTTGATACTGTCAGGAATGAGTTTCTTCAGTACGGATATGGCGGATATGCCATCGAGCAGAAGTCCGATGGAGCCTTTGTGGGGTTTACGGGCTTTCATAACTTTATGTTTGATGTGGACTTTGCTCCGGGTATTGAGATACTGTGGCGATTGAAGCAGGAATATTGGGGTCGGGGGTATGCTACCGAAGCAGCGAAGTCATGTCTGGCTTATGCTAAGGAGAATCTTCCGTTTTCTATGGTCCGGGCTTTTACTTCGCTGACCAATAAACGTTCGCAACGGGTGATGCAGAAGATAGGGATGGAATTTGAAAAGAATTTTATGCACCCTGCAGTGCCCGACGGGCATCTGCTGAAAGAGCACGTACTCTATAAGGTACAATTGTAA
- a CDS encoding DUF4251 domain-containing protein, with the protein MKTAKLILLCLSGMLAMQSATAQSRSEKKAQTERNVREAINADHYKINVDYMQPMKGRSRALTSDYSIEIRNDSVFSYLPYFGVAYNVPYGGGKGLIFNAPITGYRKESLKKGKTRIDFKTGNEEDKYEYSLTIYSDGSANIHIQPMNRQAISYSGELDIKE; encoded by the coding sequence ATGAAAACAGCTAAATTAATTCTATTATGTTTGTCGGGAATGCTTGCCATGCAGTCCGCAACAGCACAAAGCCGGAGTGAAAAGAAAGCACAGACCGAACGTAACGTCAGGGAAGCGATAAATGCCGATCACTACAAAATCAACGTAGACTATATGCAACCCATGAAAGGTCGCAGCCGCGCCCTGACATCCGACTACTCCATCGAAATCAGGAATGACTCCGTCTTTTCTTACCTGCCCTACTTCGGAGTGGCATACAATGTACCTTACGGCGGCGGGAAGGGATTGATATTTAATGCCCCGATAACCGGATACAGGAAAGAAAGCCTCAAAAAAGGAAAAACCCGGATTGATTTCAAAACCGGCAACGAAGAAGATAAATATGAATACAGCCTTACTATCTATTCCGACGGTTCGGCCAACATACATATCCAGCCGATGAACAGACAGGCCATTTCATACTCCGGAGAGTTGGATATAAAAGAGTAA
- a CDS encoding helix-turn-helix domain-containing protein, whose protein sequence is MDTSKIVGEKIKSLRESQSISMEELAQRSGLAIEQIERIENNIDLPSLAPLIKIARVLGVRLGTFLDDQDENGPVVCRKSEAKDSISFSNNAIHSRKHMEYHSLSKSKADRHMEPFIIDVAPTDDSDFVLSSHEGEEFIMVMEGTMEISYGKHTYLLEEGDSIYYDSIVPHHVHAYEGQAAKILAVIYTPI, encoded by the coding sequence ATGGATACAAGTAAGATTGTAGGAGAAAAAATCAAATCACTCCGCGAAAGCCAGTCCATCAGCATGGAAGAGCTGGCGCAACGTTCGGGGCTCGCCATCGAACAAATCGAACGCATCGAAAACAATATCGACCTGCCTTCATTGGCTCCGCTCATCAAAATAGCCCGCGTACTGGGCGTGCGTCTCGGCACATTCCTTGACGACCAGGACGAGAACGGTCCTGTGGTATGCCGCAAGTCGGAAGCAAAGGACAGCATCAGCTTCTCCAACAACGCTATCCACTCGCGCAAACACATGGAGTACCACTCTCTTTCCAAATCAAAAGCAGACCGCCACATGGAGCCGTTCATCATTGACGTAGCTCCCACGGACGACAGCGATTTCGTTCTTTCCTCACACGAAGGCGAAGAATTCATCATGGTTATGGAAGGAACCATGGAAATCAGCTACGGCAAGCACACCTACCTGCTCGAAGAAGGGGACAGCATCTACTACGATTCCATCGTACCGCACCATGTACACGCCTATGAAGGACAGGCAGCCAAAATACTGGCAGTAATTTATACACCAATCTGA
- a CDS encoding AMP-binding protein, whose product MLYERTLGQWLEHWATTTPDKEYIVYSDRNLRFTWSQFNRRVDDMAKGLIAIGVERGTHVGIWAANVPDWLTLLYACAKIGAVYVTVNTNYKQAELEYLCENSDMHTLCIVNGEKDSDFVQMTYTMLPELKTCQRGHLKSERFPYMKNVIYVGQEKHRGMYNTSEILLLGDNVEDTRLNELKSRVSCHDVVNMQYTSGTTGFPKGVMLTHYNITNNGFLTGEHMKFTAADKLCCCVPLFHCFGVVLATMNCLTHGCTQVMVERFNPLVVLASIHKERCTALYGVPTMFIAELHHPMFDLFDMSSLRTGIMAGSLCPVELMKQVEEKMYMKVTSVYGLTEAAPGMTATRIDDSFDVRCNTVGRDFEHTEVKVIDPETGEECPVGVQGEMCNRGYNTMKGYYKNPQATAEVIDKNGFLHSGDLGVKDEDGNYRITGRIKDMIIRGGENIYPREIEEFLYQLEGVKDVQVAGIPSKKYGEAVGAFIIRHEGADLHESDVRDFCIGKISRYKIPKYIFFVKEFPMTGSGKIQKFKLKDIGLQLCKEQGIEII is encoded by the coding sequence ATGTTATACGAAAGAACGCTTGGCCAATGGCTGGAGCATTGGGCCACAACTACACCTGACAAAGAATACATTGTTTACTCCGACCGTAATCTGCGCTTCACCTGGAGCCAGTTCAACCGCAGAGTGGACGACATGGCAAAAGGACTTATCGCTATCGGCGTGGAACGGGGAACACACGTCGGCATCTGGGCGGCAAACGTACCGGACTGGCTGACATTGCTGTATGCCTGCGCCAAAATAGGCGCCGTTTATGTAACGGTAAACACCAACTATAAACAAGCCGAACTGGAGTACCTGTGCGAGAATTCGGATATGCACACGCTCTGTATCGTCAACGGCGAGAAAGACAGCGACTTCGTGCAGATGACCTACACCATGCTGCCTGAACTGAAAACCTGCCAGCGCGGACATCTGAAAAGCGAGCGCTTCCCTTATATGAAGAATGTAATCTACGTAGGGCAGGAAAAGCACAGAGGAATGTACAACACTTCCGAAATTCTGCTTTTAGGCGACAACGTGGAAGACACCCGTCTGAATGAGCTCAAAAGTCGGGTAAGTTGCCACGACGTAGTAAACATGCAGTACACTTCGGGCACTACCGGATTCCCGAAAGGGGTAATGCTTACCCACTACAACATCACTAACAACGGTTTCCTCACCGGCGAGCATATGAAATTCACCGCCGCTGACAAACTCTGCTGTTGCGTCCCCCTGTTCCACTGCTTCGGCGTGGTGCTTGCCACAATGAACTGCCTTACCCACGGCTGTACACAAGTCATGGTGGAACGCTTCAACCCGTTGGTGGTGCTTGCATCCATCCACAAAGAACGATGCACCGCACTCTACGGCGTACCCACAATGTTCATAGCCGAGTTGCACCATCCGATGTTCGACCTGTTCGATATGTCCAGCCTGCGCACGGGTATCATGGCCGGCTCTCTCTGCCCCGTCGAGCTGATGAAGCAGGTAGAGGAAAAGATGTACATGAAAGTAACCAGCGTTTACGGCCTAACGGAAGCCGCTCCCGGCATGACCGCCACGCGAATAGACGACTCGTTCGATGTACGTTGCAACACCGTAGGACGCGACTTTGAGCATACCGAAGTGAAAGTCATCGACCCGGAAACCGGCGAAGAGTGCCCGGTAGGCGTGCAGGGTGAAATGTGCAACCGCGGTTACAACACCATGAAAGGATATTATAAGAATCCGCAGGCCACAGCCGAGGTCATCGACAAGAACGGTTTTCTGCACTCCGGAGACTTGGGCGTAAAAGACGAGGACGGCAACTACCGCATCACCGGACGTATCAAAGACATGATTATCCGCGGCGGTGAAAATATCTATCCGCGCGAAATCGAAGAGTTTCTCTATCAACTGGAAGGCGTCAAGGATGTGCAGGTAGCCGGCATCCCTTCCAAGAAGTACGGCGAAGCGGTCGGCGCATTCATTATCCGGCACGAGGGGGCAGACCTGCACGAATCGGATGTACGCGACTTCTGCATCGGCAAGATTTCCCGTTACAAGATTCCCAAATATATTTTCTTTGTAAAAGAGTTCCCCATGACAGGAAGCGGCAAGATACAGAAATTCAAGCTGAAAGACATAGGGCTGCAACTTTGCAAGGAGCAAGGAATAGAAATTATTTAA
- a CDS encoding S-ribosylhomocysteine lyase → MKKIPSFTIDHIRLLRGIYVSRKDEVNGEVITTFDIRMKEPNREPALGQGALHTIEHLAATYLRNEPQWQDKIIYWGPMGCLTGNYLLMKGDLQPQDIVPLMQDTFRFVAGYEGEVPGAAPQDCGNYLLHDLPMAKWESAKYLHEVLEQMTEENMNYPEKAE, encoded by the coding sequence ATGAAGAAAATACCCAGCTTTACCATCGATCACATCCGTTTGCTGCGCGGTATTTACGTATCGCGCAAGGATGAAGTGAACGGAGAAGTCATCACGACTTTTGATATTCGTATGAAAGAGCCCAACCGCGAACCGGCATTGGGACAAGGCGCCCTGCACACTATCGAGCATCTGGCTGCCACTTACCTGCGCAATGAACCGCAATGGCAGGACAAGATTATCTATTGGGGCCCCATGGGCTGCCTTACCGGCAATTATCTGCTGATGAAAGGCGATTTGCAGCCGCAGGACATCGTACCGCTGATGCAGGATACGTTCCGCTTTGTTGCCGGATATGAGGGCGAAGTTCCCGGTGCTGCTCCGCAGGATTGCGGCAATTACCTGCTCCACGACCTGCCCATGGCAAAATGGGAGTCTGCCAAGTATTTGCATGAAGTGCTGGAACAGATGACGGAAGAGAATATGAACTACCCCGAGAAAGCGGAGTGA
- a CDS encoding 5'-methylthioadenosine/adenosylhomocysteine nucleosidase: protein MTIGVISAMDSEHRQLAERLQEKKVADYGNLHYVEGMLGSNRVILTQCGIGKVNAAVGATELIRRFAPDCIVSTGVAGGIDACLKVTDVVASDSLAYHDVWCGDGNEYGQVQGLPAVYKGCAPLLEHALSLNKTGLESRIHSGLICTGDRFITNRTELDAIKRRFPAGLAVDMESAAIAQTCYLYGIPFLSFRIISDTPGVEDHSSQYADFWGTMAERSFLTTWTFLSTLPDNL, encoded by the coding sequence ATGACGATAGGTGTTATCAGTGCAATGGATAGCGAACACCGCCAACTGGCGGAACGTTTACAGGAGAAGAAGGTAGCGGATTACGGTAATCTGCACTATGTGGAAGGTATGCTTGGCAGCAACCGCGTGATACTTACGCAATGCGGCATCGGTAAGGTGAATGCGGCGGTTGGAGCTACGGAGCTGATACGCCGTTTTGCCCCGGACTGCATTGTGAGTACCGGTGTGGCGGGCGGCATCGACGCTTGTCTCAAGGTGACGGATGTAGTGGCGAGCGACTCTCTGGCGTACCACGATGTATGGTGCGGTGACGGTAACGAGTACGGTCAGGTGCAGGGATTGCCTGCAGTGTACAAGGGGTGCGCCCCGCTTTTGGAACATGCTTTGTCTCTGAACAAGACCGGATTGGAAAGCCGTATTCATAGCGGACTGATATGTACCGGCGACCGGTTTATCACCAACCGCACAGAGCTGGATGCCATCAAACGCCGCTTCCCGGCTGGACTGGCTGTCGATATGGAGTCCGCTGCCATTGCGCAGACCTGCTATCTGTACGGCATTCCTTTCCTCAGCTTCCGTATCATCAGCGATACGCCGGGCGTGGAAGACCACTCTTCGCAATATGCCGATTTTTGGGGTACGATGGCGGAACGTTCTTTCCTTACGACATGGACTTTCCTTTCCACCCTGCCCGACAACTTATAA
- a CDS encoding YfhO family protein, producing MIKKILPDLIAILAFVLISFAYFFPADIEGRILFQHDTAAGAGAGQEAKEYYEQTGERTRWTNSLFGGMPTYQISPSYDSTVPLQWTQKIYQLFLPTYVNLTFILMLGFYILLRAFGIPAWLAGLGGIMWAFSSYFFILISAGHIWKFITLAYIPPTIAGIVLAYRGKLLAGGILTAFFIALQIMSNHVQMSYYFLFVILFIAGAYFEDAWRNKTLPRFFKASAVLLVAALIGVAANLSNLYHTYTYSKETMRGKSELVQTGDAAKQTSSGLDRDYITNWSYGIDETWTLLVPNFKGGSSSAPLSQSETAMEKANPMYGSLYNSFPQYFGSQPWTAGPVYVGAFVLFLFVLGCFIVKGPLKWALLGATFFSIVLAWGKNFMPLTDFFIDYVPMYNKFRAVSSILVIAEFTIPLLAIFALKRVLEEPGIWKANKKAFGISLALTAGVALLLTVAPGSLGSGFVPAQEAQMLQNAVDQQMIPANELSGILANLSEMRGALVSADALRSFIIICIGCALLWLHAAGKLRRSLTVAGITVLCLVDMWSVNKRYLHDEQFVPRSIQTETFSKTKTDELILQDKSPDYRVLNFATDAFNENNTSYWHKNIGGYHAAKLRRYQELIERHISPEMQAAYQAIAAAGGEMDSVDASKFRVLNMLNTKYFILPSGQQGQTVPVLNPYANGNAWFVKNVQYVNNANEEIDALKTILPTETAVVDARFKNMLKGISEAHKDSLSSIRLTSYEPNRLVYETENAGDGIAVFSEIYYPNGWQVTIDGKPAGLGRADYVLRALYIPAGKHTVEMRFDPKSLHVTEGIAYGALALLVIGVAAVALIARKKAQE from the coding sequence ATGATAAAGAAGATTCTTCCCGACTTAATTGCCATCCTGGCATTCGTCCTGATTTCTTTCGCCTACTTTTTTCCGGCGGATATAGAAGGACGTATTCTGTTCCAGCACGACACCGCCGCCGGAGCCGGCGCCGGACAAGAAGCCAAAGAGTATTACGAACAGACAGGCGAACGCACCCGCTGGACCAATTCCCTTTTCGGCGGAATGCCTACCTACCAGATATCCCCGTCCTACGACTCTACCGTACCGCTGCAATGGACACAGAAAATATACCAGCTCTTCCTGCCCACCTACGTCAACCTGACGTTTATCCTGATGCTGGGCTTCTACATCCTGCTGCGGGCATTCGGCATACCGGCATGGCTGGCAGGCTTGGGCGGCATCATGTGGGCCTTCTCGTCCTACTTCTTCATTCTGATTTCGGCGGGACACATCTGGAAGTTCATCACCCTTGCCTACATCCCGCCCACAATAGCGGGCATCGTGCTCGCCTACCGGGGCAAGCTGCTGGCAGGCGGCATACTCACAGCCTTCTTCATCGCCCTGCAAATCATGTCCAACCATGTGCAGATGTCCTACTACTTCCTGTTCGTCATCCTGTTCATCGCAGGAGCATACTTTGAAGATGCGTGGCGCAACAAGACGCTTCCCCGGTTCTTCAAGGCAAGCGCCGTACTGCTGGTTGCCGCCCTTATCGGTGTGGCCGCCAACCTTTCCAACCTCTACCACACCTATACGTACAGCAAGGAAACCATGCGCGGCAAGAGCGAGCTGGTACAGACCGGTGATGCTGCCAAGCAAACCAGCAGCGGACTGGACCGCGACTACATCACCAACTGGAGCTATGGCATCGACGAAACCTGGACGCTCCTCGTTCCCAACTTCAAAGGCGGTTCCTCCTCCGCCCCCCTCAGCCAGAGCGAAACCGCCATGGAAAAGGCCAACCCGATGTACGGGAGTCTGTACAACTCATTCCCGCAGTACTTCGGCAGCCAGCCCTGGACCGCCGGCCCCGTCTATGTGGGCGCATTCGTACTGTTCCTCTTCGTGCTGGGCTGCTTTATCGTAAAAGGCCCGCTGAAATGGGCGTTGCTGGGAGCAACCTTCTTCTCCATCGTCCTGGCATGGGGCAAGAACTTCATGCCGCTGACGGACTTCTTCATCGATTACGTCCCGATGTACAATAAGTTCCGCGCCGTATCATCCATCCTCGTCATAGCGGAATTCACCATTCCCCTGCTGGCAATCTTTGCCTTGAAGCGCGTGTTGGAAGAACCCGGAATATGGAAAGCGAACAAGAAAGCGTTCGGCATCAGCCTTGCGCTGACCGCCGGTGTAGCCCTGCTGCTTACCGTAGCGCCGGGTAGCCTCGGCTCCGGCTTCGTGCCCGCACAAGAAGCGCAGATGCTGCAAAATGCCGTCGACCAGCAGATGATACCCGCCAACGAGCTGTCCGGCATCCTCGCCAATCTCTCAGAAATGCGGGGTGCGCTTGTCAGCGCCGACGCATTGCGGAGCTTCATCATCATCTGCATCGGATGCGCACTGCTTTGGCTCCACGCGGCAGGCAAGCTGCGCCGGTCACTGACCGTTGCAGGCATCACGGTTCTCTGCCTTGTAGATATGTGGAGTGTAAACAAACGCTACCTGCACGACGAGCAGTTCGTGCCCCGTTCCATCCAAACGGAAACGTTCAGCAAAACCAAGACCGACGAACTCATCCTGCAGGACAAAAGCCCGGACTACCGCGTACTGAACTTTGCAACCGATGCCTTCAACGAGAACAACACTTCCTACTGGCATAAGAACATAGGCGGATACCATGCCGCCAAACTGCGTCGCTACCAGGAACTGATAGAACGCCACATCTCTCCCGAAATGCAGGCTGCCTATCAAGCGATAGCCGCCGCAGGCGGAGAAATGGACAGTGTGGACGCCTCCAAGTTCCGCGTACTGAACATGCTGAACACGAAGTACTTCATCCTCCCCTCCGGACAGCAGGGACAGACCGTTCCCGTCCTCAACCCTTATGCCAACGGCAACGCCTGGTTTGTGAAGAACGTGCAATACGTAAACAATGCCAATGAGGAGATTGATGCGCTCAAAACCATCCTTCCCACCGAAACCGCTGTTGTCGATGCCCGCTTCAAGAATATGCTGAAAGGGATTTCAGAGGCTCATAAAGACAGCCTTTCCTCCATTCGCCTGACAAGTTACGAACCCAACCGCCTGGTTTACGAAACGGAAAACGCGGGAGACGGCATCGCCGTATTCTCCGAGATATACTACCCGAACGGCTGGCAAGTAACCATTGACGGGAAACCTGCCGGACTGGGACGTGCGGATTATGTACTGCGCGCCTTGTATATTCCTGCCGGCAAGCATACCGTCGAGATGCGCTTCGACCCCAAAAGCCTGCATGTAACGGAAGGCATCGCCTACGGAGCATTGGCGCTGCTGGTTATCGGAGTGGCAGCCGTTGCGCTGATTGCACGCAAAAAAGCGCAAGAATAG
- the rbfA gene encoding 30S ribosome-binding factor RbfA → METTRQNKIARLLQKELSDIFLLQTKSMPGILISVSAVRISPDMSVARAYLSVFPSERSEEIIKNVNANMKSIRFELGTRVRHQLRIIPELKFFVDDSLDYLERIDELLK, encoded by the coding sequence ATGGAAACTACCAGACAGAACAAAATAGCCCGTTTGCTCCAAAAGGAATTAAGCGACATCTTCCTGTTGCAAACCAAATCGATGCCCGGTATACTGATTTCGGTCAGCGCCGTACGCATCAGTCCCGATATGAGCGTGGCACGCGCCTACCTCAGCGTTTTCCCCTCTGAACGGAGCGAAGAAATCATCAAGAACGTCAATGCCAACATGAAGTCCATCCGCTTTGAACTGGGAACCCGCGTACGCCACCAACTGCGCATCATTCCCGAACTGAAGTTCTTCGTGGACGACTCGCTGGATTATCTGGAAAGAATCGATGAACTACTGAAATAG
- a CDS encoding FtsX-like permease family protein: MNLPFFIARRYLFSKKKHNAINIISGISVCGVALATLALVCTLSVFNGFQDMVAGFFTAFDPELKITVREGKVFDPLESRVQQVRALPEIDVWTETLEENAMVQYKDRQAMAVIKGVEDNFEQLTSIDSLLYGTGKFILNDSVVDYGFMGVELVSELGTGLQFVDPLRVYAPKRNVRVNIANPSAAFNQDYLFSPGAVFVVNQQKYDSRYILTSLGFARRLFNYDTEVSAIELKLKPGSNTDAVQKKMERILGDRFIVQNRYEQQADVFRIMEIEKLISYLFLTFILTIACFNVIGSLSMLILDKREDTETLRNLGADDRLIARIFLFEGRLISVFGAIAGIVLGLLLCFLQQRFGLISLGGGNGSFVVDAYPVSVHATDIILVFVTVITVGFLSVWYPVRYLSKRLLKK; encoded by the coding sequence ATGAATCTTCCTTTTTTTATAGCCCGCCGTTATCTCTTCTCTAAGAAGAAGCATAATGCCATTAATATTATATCCGGCATCTCGGTGTGCGGGGTGGCGTTGGCTACATTGGCGTTGGTGTGCACATTGTCCGTATTCAACGGATTTCAGGATATGGTAGCGGGGTTCTTCACGGCTTTCGACCCGGAGTTGAAAATCACCGTTCGGGAAGGAAAGGTGTTCGACCCGCTCGAATCGCGCGTGCAGCAAGTACGCGCCCTGCCCGAAATAGATGTATGGACGGAGACGCTGGAAGAAAACGCAATGGTGCAGTACAAGGATCGCCAGGCAATGGCGGTTATCAAAGGCGTGGAGGATAACTTCGAGCAACTGACATCCATAGACAGCCTGCTGTACGGTACGGGGAAGTTCATTTTGAACGATTCCGTTGTGGACTACGGCTTTATGGGTGTGGAGCTGGTGTCCGAACTGGGCACGGGACTTCAGTTTGTCGACCCGTTGCGAGTGTATGCACCTAAAAGGAATGTACGTGTCAACATCGCCAATCCGTCGGCGGCTTTCAACCAGGATTATCTGTTCTCGCCGGGAGCGGTGTTTGTTGTCAACCAGCAGAAATACGACTCACGCTATATCCTCACATCGTTGGGCTTTGCCCGGCGGCTGTTCAATTATGACACGGAAGTTTCCGCCATCGAACTGAAACTGAAACCGGGCAGCAACACCGATGCCGTGCAGAAGAAAATGGAACGCATCCTGGGCGACCGCTTCATCGTGCAAAACCGCTACGAGCAGCAAGCGGATGTATTCCGTATCATGGAGATTGAGAAACTCATCTCCTACCTGTTCCTTACCTTTATACTTACAATTGCCTGCTTCAATGTTATCGGTTCGCTGTCCATGCTGATACTGGATAAGCGCGAGGATACGGAGACGCTGCGCAATCTGGGCGCCGACGACCGGCTGATAGCCCGCATCTTCCTTTTTGAAGGGCGGCTGATTTCGGTGTTCGGAGCAATTGCCGGGATTGTATTGGGGCTGCTGCTGTGTTTCCTGCAACAACGCTTCGGACTTATATCGCTGGGCGGCGGCAACGGAAGTTTTGTAGTGGACGCCTATCCGGTGAGCGTGCATGCAACGGACATCATACTGGTATTCGTAACGGTTATCACCGTAGGGTTCCTCTCGGTGTGGTATCCTGTGCGGTACTTGAGCAAGCGGTTGCTTAAAAAATAA
- a CDS encoding O-methyltransferase, with protein sequence MTLDEYILQHIDEEGDYLKALYRDTHLKLLYPRMASGHLQGRMLKMFVRMIRPRQVLEIGTYSGYSALCMAEGLPDNGMLHTFEINDEQEDFTRPWLENSPYANKIKFYIGNALELVPRLDITFDLAFIDGDKRRYIDYYEMVLARLSDGGYIIADNTLWDGHVLEEQPHRTDLQTIGIKAFNDLVAADNRVEKVILPLRDGLTIIRKK encoded by the coding sequence ATGACTTTAGACGAATATATCCTGCAACACATCGATGAAGAGGGCGACTATCTGAAGGCTCTTTATCGCGATACGCACCTCAAGTTGCTTTATCCCCGCATGGCTTCGGGACATTTGCAGGGGCGTATGCTCAAGATGTTTGTCAGGATGATACGTCCCCGTCAGGTGTTGGAGATCGGGACATATAGCGGATACTCCGCACTTTGCATGGCAGAGGGGTTGCCGGACAACGGAATGCTGCATACGTTTGAAATCAATGACGAGCAGGAAGACTTTACCCGTCCGTGGCTGGAGAACTCACCCTATGCCAATAAGATAAAGTTCTATATAGGTAATGCTTTGGAACTTGTTCCCCGGCTGGACATCACTTTCGACCTTGCTTTCATCGACGGTGATAAGCGCCGTTACATCGATTATTACGAGATGGTATTGGCACGCCTTTCGGACGGCGGTTATATCATTGCCGACAATACCTTGTGGGACGGGCACGTTCTTGAAGAGCAACCGCATCGCACGGACTTGCAGACCATCGGGATAAAGGCTTTCAATGATCTGGTTGCCGCAGATAATCGGGTGGAGAAAGTTATACTGCCGTTGCGCGACGGACTGACGATTATACGTAAGAAATAA